The genomic interval ACATAAAAAGAATCGTAATCAGTGGAACACCCCTGATAAACTCGATGTACGTCACACTGATACTTTTAATAATCGGCAAATGCGAAGCACGACCAAGAGCCAAAAGAACACCAATAGGGAAGGCACACACAATACCAACGGCTGCAACCATAATCGTGAGCATCAAACCGCCCCATTTATCGGTTGGAACCATTTCAATTCCAAAAAAGCCACCGTGCACCAATAAAAATCCAACAATAAAATAGACATGGGCTAAAATAACTTTGACCAAAGGACGTTTAAGATACTTAAACGCGGCAATCAGTACAAAGAAGAGTCCATAAACTGTGTTGATTCTCCACCTAAGCTCTGAAGGGTAAAAACCATACATAAACATATCAATTTTCATGCGTATGAAGACCCAACACGCACCACCACTGGTACAATCTTCACGCGTCGTTCCTGCAAAGTCGGCATTGATGTAAGCCCATTTGACAAAAGGAGGAATAATCCAAGAAAGCACCATAAGTCCTAGAAGCGTTAACGCAACATTAAGCGGAGTCGAGAAGAGATTTTCCCTGATCCAAACGGTGAGACCCTTTGTATTTGAAGGAGCTTTTCGTTCATTAATTTTGTTATAAATTGCCATATTAACGCTCCTGAATCTTCATTTTATGATTGAACCAGTTGAGTATCGCTGATACAATTAAACTGATAATAAGATAGACGAGCATTGTCATCGAAATAATTTCAATGGCTTGTCCTACTTGGTTGAGAGATGTACCTGCAAAAACAGTCACAATCTCAGGATAACCAACGGCTGTTGCCAATGAGGAGTTTTTAATAAGATTGAGATATTGATTAATAATCGGAGGGATAGAAATACGAATGGCTTGAGGTAAAACAACCAATTTTAAAGATTGGTAAGGACTAAAGCCGAGTGAAATAGCCGCCTCTTTTTGTCCATGACTCACTGCTTCAATGCCTGAACGTACCGCTTCAGCAATGAACGTAGCCGTATAAATGGTGAGCGCAAATGTCAGTGCTAAAAACTCAGGTGAAAGTGTCTTTCCCCCTTTGAAGTTAAAGCCCATCAGCTCTGGATAACTAAAATTAAGGTGTGACCCCCCAATGAAATACGCCAATACGGGAAAGAGAATCAACATGCCTATCGCAAAAGGGAAGACCATAAAATCTTTTCCTGTGGCTAATTTGCGTCTGTTCGCCCATGTATTAAGCACAATGGAAGCAATGAATGCACCAATGACGCTTGCAAGCATTGTAAAAAACGTTGCATTGTATTCGGGTAATGGAAAGTAAAGTCCGCGATTGTTAATGAAGAAAATGTCGAAAAAATTAAAACTCTGTTTGGGACTTGGCATAGAACGAAGTACGACGTTGTACCAAAAGAGTATTTGGAGTAAAAGAGGGATATTTCTAAAAAAATCAATATAAGCTTTCGCAAGTCTTGCAATGAGCCAGTTGTTTGAAAGTCGCAAAATACCGATTAGTAGACCTACAATCGTTGCACACAAAATGCCCACAAAAGCGATAATAAGGGTATTGAGAAGTCCTACAATAAAAACACGCCCATGGGTGTTTTCTTCCGTGTAGGCAATAGGGGATTGGTCGATACCAAATCCTGCGGTTCCATCCAAAAAGCCAAAGCCTGTTTGAATGCCTCTTTGTTCTATATTGGCTACGGTGTTGCTACCAATATACCACAAAAAAGCAACCAAGCCAATAACGGTTAAGAGTTGGAAAAAAATTCCTCGAATCTTTTGATTTCTCAAAAGTGCTAACATACGTGTCCTTTAATAGTTAAAATCAAAGGGCAGCGAACTGCCCTTTTTGCATCTTTGAATAGAGTGACGAACGACTATCTAAAAGGAGGCGCGTATTGTAATCCGCCTTTAGTCCAAAGGGCGTTATAACCGCGTGCAATTTTAAGAGGAGAACCAGCCCCTACGGTTTTATCAAATGATTCACCGTAGTTACCGACTTGTTTAACAATGTTATAGGCAAAATCTTTTTTAAGACCTAAGTTTTCACCCATTTGACCCTCAACACCTAAAAGACGTTTGATGTCTGGATTGTCAGATTTAAGCATTGCATCGACATTTGCAGTAGTGACACCTGATTCTTCAGCAGTTAACATGGCATAGAATGACCATTTAACAATGTCAAACCATTTATCATCACCTTGTCTAACAACCGGTCCTAAAGGCTCTTTAGAGATAACTTCTGGAAGAACGACAGACTCATCTGGTTTAGCCAATTTGATTCTCAAACCGTAAAGTTGAGATTGGTCAGAGGTTAAAACATCACATCTCCCTGATTCATACGCTTTAACAACTTGATCGTTGGTATCGTAAGAGACAAGTTTGTATTTCATTTTATTGCTTCTAAAATAATCAGCTACGTTAAGCTCTGTTGTGGTTCCTGTTTGAAGACAAATAGAAGCACCATCTAGCTCTTTAGCACTCTTAACACCAAGTTTTTTAGTAACCATAAAGCCTTGACCATCGTAATAGTTCACAACCATAAAGTTAAGACCAAGAGTTGTGTCTCTGGTTTGTGTCCATGTTGTATTACGTGAGAGCATATCGATCTCGCCTGATTGAAGCGCAGTTAAACGCTCTTTTGCATTGAGCGCAATGTATTTAACTTTTTTAGCATCGCCTAAAACTGCTGCTGCTACGGCACGACATAAATCAACATCGATACCTTTATAAACACCATCACCGCCTACTTCAGAAAAGCCTGGAAGCCCACCATCAACACCACATTTTACGAAACCTTGTTTTTGTACTTCGCTGAGTGTATCAGCACTGAGTGTTGTTGAGCCAAGACCCAAAACTGTAATTGTTGCTAAAGAGATTTTAGCGAGTTTAGAACGTAACATCATTATCTTCCTTTCAAAGTTGATGCAAGAATTCTAACACTAAATTTTATTTTTTGGCGAAAAAACTGCCTATTTATTAATCACCACAATCAGGTGAGTAAAATCTACATCCTATTGAAACTATGTTCATTTTTTGCACATTCTTTTATTAGTTTTAGTTTGAAACAACTTTGTAATTTTAAGTGCACAGCTTAAAACTTTATAACTCCATTTGGCTATTCAATTCTCTTTAAAGCCAATCTCATTATAATAAATAAAAATTCTAGTAAGGGTCATTTATGAGTTCTTGGACGCGCGCATCATGGAGAGAAAAACCAATCAAGCAACAACCAACCTATACCAACCAAGAGTTGTTAAAAAGTGTTGAGCAAGAACTGAGCAAATATCCGCCCCTTGTTTTTGCAGGAGAAGTAAGACAACTCAAAGCCTCATTAGCCGATGTGGTTGCAGGAAAAGCTTTCTTGCTTCAAGGTGGAGATTGTGCGGAGAGTTTCAGTGAGTTTAATGCGGTCAATATCCGTGATATGTTCAAAGTCATGCTTCAAATGGCGGTTGTTTTAACCTTTGCAGGAGGCTGTCCCATCGTTAAAGTAGGGCGACTAGCGGGTCAATTTGCCAAACCTAGATCATCTGATTATGAAGAGATGGACGGTGTTTCACTTCCAAGCTATCGTGGAGACATTATCAACGACATTGAATTTACAGAAGAGTCACGTGTTCCAAACCCAAAAAGAATGCTCAAAGCTTACAATCAGTCTGCTGCGACGATGAACCTTTTGCGTGCTTTTTCACGCGGTGGTTTGGCCGACCTTCACCAAGTTCACAAATGGACATTAGGCTTTGTCTCTGAGAGTCCTTTGGGGGAACGTTACCAACACCTTTGCGACCGCATTTCTGAGACATTAGCGTTTATGGAAGCGTGTGGCATCACCTCTGCCAATACCCCAAACATCAACGAAACCGTTGTCTACACATCGCATGAAGCGTTGCTTCTGAACTACGAAGAGGCGTTGACGCGCCAAGATAGCTTGACAGGTGACTGGTACGACTGTTCCGCACACATGCTCTGGATTGGGGATCGTACCCGTGATGTAGATGATGCGCATGTGGAATTTCTCACAGGCGTTAAAAATCCTATCGGCATTAAAGCGGGGCCTAGTATGACCGCTGAGGGCTTGATGAAGCTTGTCTACAAACTCAACCCTGAAAATGAGCCAGGACGTCTCAATATCATCGTGAGAATGGGCGCAGACAAGATCGAAAAAGAGTTCCCAAAATTGGTTCAAGCGGTTAAAGCAGCAGGAGCACATGTGCTTTGGAGCATCGATCCGATGCACGGCAACACCATTAAAGCATCGAACAATTACAAAACACGCTCGTTTGATGAAGTGCTTCGCGAAGTCAAAGGCTTCTTTAAAGTTCACGAAGAAGAGGGCACCTTCCCTGGTGGCGTTCACTTAGAAATGACCGGTCAAGATGTGACTGAGTGCATCGGAGGAGCGCAAGAGATCACCGAAGAGAAACTCGCATGTCGCTACCACACCCAATGTGACCCACGCCTCAACGCCAACCAAGCCCTAGAGCTTGCATTTCTGATCGCAGACTCCCTCAAAGCCGCACGTCAACGATTTTTAGCGCAGTAAAACTTCTTTACATGTAAAGGTGAAAATCTTTACATGTAAAGATTTTTTATACCATTTGATTATTTAATTTGCTAATTTGCAAAGCTATCTCTTCCTCAGACATATCAGGTAAGCTTAAAATATATAAAAGAAGCTCCTGTGTTAGAATGTCATTTTGAGCAATATTTCGTAACTCTTCACTATATCCTGCAGGCAATAAGGCTTCGATTGCTTCAATTTCAAAAGCTTCAAGTACGGGGAAAGGATTATCTATTCCAACTTTTTTATCCCAATCATATTTAATAATTGAAATTGGATACTTCAAAATATGTAAAGTTATCAGCAAAATTATAATGTCTTTATATACTTCAAGCCATTTTAAAACAATACTTTCTTCAAATGTCTGATAATTGGGTTTCATTAAACCTAAACGATTTGAGTATTTCCATCCTTTTGAATGAACATAGTTATGTAAAAAACTTAAAGCTTCGAATTTTTTTTGTAAATCATATTTCTCATTAAATCTTTTAATATTGCTATTTGAATTTAAAATTTTCCATATTTTTTCTGCTTTTGGTGTATTTGAATCCCAAGAATTCTGCGATTTTAGCCAATTTTTAACAGTTTCATGTCCCAAATCATTGATATTATAATATACAGATAATAGCCCTAGTTCAAGTCCTGAACGTAAAGAAACAAAAGATTGCTTATAAAACCCAAAAAAAAGAAGATTGAAAGATATTTGAAATTCGTCATATGATTGTATATGAGGAAAAGTGTGTCCAGACCAAAAATTTTCTATTGTTTGTGGAATGATTTGCCAAATACTATTATATGCCCAATTTAACTCTTTATATTTTTGTTTTAAATCAGGATTATGTTGTAAAAATATATTAGTTTTTTCTAAAACTTCATCGCTATGTTCAGGAGTATAAATAAGTCCAAATTCTCCAAAATAATTCTCCAAATGTTGCCTTTTTTTAATTTTATCTTCCACAGAGCCAATCGCTCTTCGAAAACGGATACTGCTTTTTAAACTCAGCTTCATCAAAATCAAACCGATAATTTTCCATATAGGCTTTGATTAACTGGTACGCATCGTTGATCTCTTGAAATTTGGCTGTATCGCCATTTTGGGCATCGGGGTGGAACTCTTTTGAAAGAGATAAATAGAGTTTATGAAGGGTTTTTCTGTCGGTTTTGGCGACAACGCCCAAGGTTGTGAGCGCTTTATCAAAATCGCTGTACTCTAAACCTTGGATCATTGTTGCTCCTATAAGATCTTTTTAGCTCTGCGTTTGCGCTCTTTTTTCTTATGCAACCAGATATAAATAGCGGCAAAAATGACGATAAAAATAATCACTGCAATGGTAATGGTATGCAAATGCTCATTGAGCAGTGCTTCATTTTGACCAAAGTAATAGCCTAAAAAGGTCAAGATGCTGACCCAAATGGCTGCACCAAAGCCTGTGTAAAAACAAAAAAGCCACACATTCATCCGCGCAAGCCCTGCAGGTAATGAAATGTAGTGACGAATGACAGGAATCAGTCTTCCTGTAAACGTTGAAAATGAGCCGTGCGTTTTGAAAAAAACTTCCACTTTTTCCAGTGTCTCAGGCTTGAAGAAAACGTAATGTCCGTACTTTAAAATAAGCTTTCGACCCAGTTTAACGGCTAAATAGTAATTCAAAAGTGCGCCTGCAATGCTTCCAAGTGTACCAAGCACAATGACAATCACCAAATTCATCTCGCCTTTGGCACACAAATACCCCGCAGGAATCATCACCACTTCACTCGGAAGCGGGAAAATACTGCTTTCAATGAGCATCATCACAAAAATACCAATGTACCCAAAAGCGCCAACTGTCTGAACAATCCAATCAATAATCGCGTGCATAAAACTCCTACTTTTTGTTAATTAACACTCACTTCGACCTCTTTGCCTTGCCATAAACCATGCTTCGTGCAGTAGCATTGAGCATTGAAATGGTAGACGTCTTTGCTCGGAACAATGGAAAAAGCCACTTCTGCATTACCTTTTCGCTCCTCCGCACTCACGATGCACGCGGCCAGTTCGACTTTAGCAAGCATATGATCGGCATCAAAGAGCGTAATGGTCGAGATGTAATGGTTAAAATCATCGATATGCGCATGTTCACTTCCGACACGAACGCGCACAAAGGCAGGAACACCTTTTTGCAGCGCTGTATCACAGTAGATGTACGGCGTATGTTTGTCGATAAAATCTTTGCGAGCTTCGCGCTCTTCAGGACTAAATGTTTCGGGTGTAAAAATTTTTGGCATGGTTAATCCTTTCTTTAAGGTTGTGCAATCCTACAATGAATATCTTTAAAAATTGAAATAATTAGGCTTTTAATTCAATCATACGGTCGCTACACCATGCGGCTAAATTTTTATCGTGGGTGATCAGCAAAATGCCCACTTGGTCTAAAAACTGCATCAGTAATTGCATTACATGTAAGCCGGTGATGTTATCGAGCGCTGAAGTGGGTTCATCGGCTAAAATGAGGGAAGGCTTCATCAAAAGTGCTCTTAAAATGGAACATCTTTGAAGCTGTCCACCGCTGAGTTGATGGGGTTTTTGCGCCAAGACATCGGGGTCAAGATCGAGTGCATGGCAGAGTTGGTGCAGGTCATGCAACGGCGCGACGTCGCTGATTTGGTTGATGATCGTATAGGTTGGATGAAAGGAGGTGTAGGGGTCTTGGAAAATTTGCGACAGTTTTGAGGTCGTGATCGTGCCACTTTTGGCTTTAAGATTTCCTGCAATGAGTTCAAAAAGCGTGCTCTTGCCACTGCCGCTCTCGCCCAAGATCGAGACAACTTCTCCAATGTTTACATGTAAAGAAAAATTGTCGTACAAAAGCTTGGAATGAGGGTAGGCAAAACTTAGGTTTTCAATGCGTAAAACCTCTTGGTTCATGCGCGAATCTGCCCTTTGCCATAGACTTTAAATTTATACGTCGTTAGGTCGTTAATGCCCATGGGACCTCGTGCATGCAGTTTATTGGTGCTGATGCCCACTTCCGCGCCAAAACCAAACTCGCCACCATCGGTAAAGCGCGTTGAAGCGTTGATGTACACGCACGCTGCGTCCACTTCGTTTAAGAAGCGTTCCGCCGTTGTATAGTTCTCACTCAAAATCGCTTCAGAGTGCGAAGAGCCAAACTCGGCGATATGCGCGATGGCTTCATCAACATTTTCAACAATCTTGATGTTAAGCGCGTTACTCAGGTGTTCGGTATGATAATCTTCCTCGTTCGCAAGCTTTACATGTAAAAGCGCGTGGGTCTTATCACATCCCTTAATCTGCGCACCTGTCGCATCAAGCGCTTCTTTCATGCGTGGTAAAAAAGCCTCCGCGATAGCTTCATGAACCAAAAGCGTTTCCAGTGAATTGCAGGCACTTGGGCGTTGGCATTTGGCGTTCAGGACTATCTCTATCGCTTGGTTTAAATTCGCCTCTTTATCGACATAGGTATGGCACACACCTTTGTCATGTTTGACCACAGGAACGGTCGCATTTTCACTCACATAACGAATCAGTGCTTCGCCGCCACGGGGGATAATGAGATCAACGTAGGCGTCCATTTTGATCAGTTTTGCAACTCCCTCACGACTGTAATCGGGTAAAAGCGAGATGATCTCTGTTGGAAGGTTGAATTTTTCAAGTACCTCTTGCAACAATGACGCGATGATAGCATTACTGTAAAACGCCTCTTTACCGCCTTTGAGCACGCACGCATTGCCACTTTTAAAGCACAGTGCCGCGGTATCACTCGTGACATTCGGACGACTCTCATAGATGATAGCAATCACACCAATCGGAATGCTTACTTTCTCAATGCGAAGGCCACTTGGCACAACCCAACCCTCTAAAATACGCCCGACGGGCTCTTTAAGGGCAGCGATTTCACGAATCGCGTTTGCCATCTCCGTAATGCGTTTTGGATTGAGTAAAAGGCGATCAACGAGGGCAGAACTGAGGTTGTTCTTTTTGGCTTCATCTAAATCTTTTTGGTTTTCTGTGATGATGCGCTCGCTGTGTGCTTCCAACGCATCTGCCATCTGCATTAAAACATCGATTTTTGTTTTAGGATCAAGTGTCGCAATGATACGACTAGCAGATTTGGCGTGTTCTAAAAAATTTTGCACGTTCTTGCTTCCTTAGAGTGGAATTTAACCGCGATTTTACCACGTTTGTATTTAATATGTCATAAGTATGATCGGGGTATAATAGTTACCATTAACAGATAATTAACGAAGGGATACAAAATGCAGCAGATTTACGATTTAGTCATTATCGGTGGAGGTCCTGGAGGCATTGGTGCAGCGGTTGAAGCAAAAGTCCTTGGGCTAGAACATATCATGATGATCGAAAAAGGTGACAACCATTCGCAAACCATTCGCAAATTTTACAAAGATAATAAACGCGTTGATAAAAATTATAAAGGTCAAGAGATTGAACTTCAAGGCTCGATCGATTTTCGCGATGGCACCAAAGAGAGCACGCTCAACTACTTTGATTCACTCTTAGATAAAGGGGAGATAGACTACGCTTTTAACGCTGAAGTGGAGAGCATCGTCAAAGAAGATAATGAATTTCGCATCGTAACCACCAAAGCGGGATATCGTGCAAAGCATGTCATTGTCGCTATTGGTACAATGGGAAAACCCAATAAACCTGATTACACACTGCCGCTTTCACTCAAAGAGCGCATCAACTTTAACCTCGACAAATGTTCTCAAAATGAAAAATTACTCATCGTGGGTGGCGGAAATTCCGCTGTTGAATACGCCATAGAGCTTTCCAAAACCAACAATGTCACCCTCAATTACCGTCGTGATACCTTTAGCCGTCTTAATGAGATCAATCTTGAGCTGATTCAAGAGTACAACGGACAAGAGAAACTTCGTCTGCGCCTTGGGATGGACATCGTTTCCATAGAGAATGAAAATGGTCTGGTCAAAGTCAATTTTAGCGATGGGTATTATACGATTTACGATCGTGTCATTTATGCCATTGGCGGTACAACGCCGGTTGATTTTCTGAGAAAATGTGGCATTACCCTTGATAATGATGGTAAGCCAGAATTTGATGAAAATTTTGAAACCAAAGCCAAAGGGCTTTACTTAGCTGGCGACATTGCGGTTAAAAGTGGTGGAAGTATTGCTATTGCGCTCAACCACGCCTATCATATTGTGTCACACATCTTAAAATCAAACTAACGAAGGCACCTACGAATGGCTCTTACTTCTTCTCAGGTTTTAAATATCGCACTGGGGCTCGCTCTTGTCGTTGGAGGCTTTGCCTCCGCTCAATACGGTAATTTTGGTGGAATTTCTTACAATGAACTTACCGAAAAATACATCAGTAAAAGTGATGTCAAATTTAGTGATCTTCCCCTTGAACTGCAAACGCAGTTCATCGATAAAGAGGCAATGATAGAGCAGAGTAAAGATGGTACGTTATTTGAAGATGCCTATTACGATGAACAAGGCAAGCCCATTCCTGAGTCCGAACTCTCCAAGCAAGATTTTAAACGCATGATCAATAAACTGCAAAAGACACTTCTTTTTGTCCAACATGACAATTTGTTAATGTCCAATGAGAAAAGTGAGCTCTCTAAAAAAATTGAAGAGCAACAAAACGAATTGGAAGAACAGCGCGATCAATGGACCAATAAAAGCACTGAACGCCTGAACGAAGCCGAACAGCAACATTATCGCAACATTAGCGATTTGACGATGAAGATCAATGAGCTTCAAAAAGAGAATGTCCTGATCTCCCAAAAAGCCAACATCGAAGCCAATGCATTGAACAGCCAAATCGAAGAACTAAAAGCAAAAGCACTCGATGATGAAGATAAAAAGCAGATAGCCATTACCAAAGCCAGAGAAGAAGAGCAGTCAAAATTGGGCGATTATAAAGAGAAAATCAAATTTTTAAATGATCAAATTACCCTTTTAAATGAGCAAATCAACACCACCAATGAAACGGCTAAAAGTGCTTTTGCACGCAAACAAGAGGAGATCACGAAACTCAAAGAAGAGATCGTACTCGCGGCGAAAGAGAAAAATGAGATCATGAGTAAGCAGACGCAAACGCTTGTGATCAATGAGCAAAAACATAAAGAAGAGATCGCACAATACACCAAAACGATTGAGCAACTCAAAGTCGATACGGAAAAATTGATTGCGCAAAATCGTCAAGATATGGTTTTTCAAGATACAGAGCATGCGAAAAAAATGGTACTGCAAGAAGAGAAAATCAAAAGTGTTACGACCGAACTTGCGAGTGCTAAAAAACACATTGACGCTTTGATGTTAGAGAACGAAAAAGACTTTAATAAATTTAGAACCTATCTTGAAGATGAGAAAAAGCTCAACAAAGAGCTTAGTAGCGCGAACAAAGCCCTCGAAGAGAGTGCTCAAAACAGCGAAAAAACGCTCAACGTTTCCATCTTAAAGCTCAAAGAAGAGATCGCTAAAAAAGAGAGTACCATCAAAGAGCTCAACGATAAAATGGCCCTTCTTAACAACGAAAAAGCCAACTTTGAAGTCGAAGTGAAAAAACGTCTTGATGAAAACGATAAAATTCACAATAAAAATTACAAAGTCTTTAATGAAAAAATAGCCAATTTTGACGCTTCTAAAAAAGAGCTTGTCGAAAAACTTGAGAAACAGATGAATGAGTATAAAGCTGCTTCCACAGAAAACAGCGAGCGTGTTCAGTTTCACATCAATGAACTTGCCACCTCCAACAACGAACTCAAAGCCAAAAATGACGAAAAAGAGAAAGAGCTTCAAAGTTTAAAAACGCAAATTATCTCCTTTAGAACTGAGACTCAAAAAGGCAAAGAGAGTGATGAGAGCAAGCTTAAAGAGCTTCGTTCAACATTGGAAGAGTTAAAAGCCAGCAGCAAAGCAAAAGAGAGCGATTTCATTGCTAAATTGCAGTTACTTCAAGCAGAGATCAAAGAAAAAGAGAGTGTGATCGCATCAGCGAAAAAAGAAGAAGCCCTGAAAATCGCTGCATTAGAAAAAGAGATCAAAATCAAAGCGATAGATCTTCAAAAAATTCAAACGGAAAATGCACGTCATGAAGGCACGATTCAAACCTTACATGTAAAGCTCAAAGATGCGGAAAATAATGCAACCAAAGCGACCACTAAAAATGTTGAGGAGCTCAAAGCGAAAGTGGCAACATTTGAGAAAAATCGTATCAGCGAAGATGCCAAGATGGTCGGACTTAAAGAGGAACTTCGTCGCAAAGAGATTGAGTATTTGGACATCATCAAAGAAAAAGAAAAAGAGCTCAAAATCAAAGAAGCGACGATAGTGGCAAACAAAGAGGGAACGAAAAAGATAGAAATGCTCAAAGCATCAACCGAAGAGAACCTCACAAAATTTAAAGAAGAGTTCAAACAAAAAGAGCTTCAACGCCTCGCGGAAATCAAAGCGCTTCAAAGTGATCTTAAAACCAAAGAGAGTCAATTAGCAGCGTTTAGCAAAGAAGATTCTCTTAAAAGCAGCGCGTTAGAAAAAGAGCTGAGAGCCAAAGAGGCAACCATTGTTGCCAACAAAGAAAACTATAAAAAAACAGAAACGCTCAAAGCTTCTTTGGAGGAGAATTTGGCCAAACTCAAAGAGGAGTTTAAACACAAAGAGCTTCAACATTTAGAAGCCACCAAAGCCTTGCAAACAGAACTAAGAGCCAAAGAGAGCCAACTGGGCTCTAGTAAAAAAGAGGAAACGCTGAAAATCATAGCGCTTGAAAAAGAGCTCAAAGCCAAAGAGAGTGCGCTTGCTCAAAGCCAAGAAGAGCTGAACAAACGCATGGCATCCAATGAGCAGACGATTAAAACGCTCAATGAAAAAATCAAGCTTTTAGAGACAGCCACACCAAAAGTTGCAACAGCTAAAACCGCGACACCTTCCCCTAAAGGTCAAAAGCTGAGCATGGTCGACAAAGTGACATGTGCGGATATGGGAACGGGTGTGAATGCTATCACCGAAGCATGTAAAAAAGAGGTGCAAACCGTTCTTTCCAAATACGACAGCAGTTACTTCTTTGAAGTTGCCCCGATTGTTGACAATGGTGGTTTTACATCGCTTAAACTGATCAAAAGCAAAAAAGTGGGCGTTGAAGATACGGAGATCGATCGTATCAGCGGACTTGCCAACATCGGACTTGGAAAAGCCAGAGCCAAAGCGGGTGGTGAACTGGTCGAATCTTTCGTGGGAGAAGGGGCAAAAATCAGTTACGCACTCTCCAACATTGAACAAGATAAAGCACGAGGCTTCCAAATCAGGGTGTACCACTAAATCATGAATCTTTTTCAACCAAAGCAAGGGTATCGTTACAACAGCGACACCCTTTTACTGTACGATTTTATCAGCTCGTTTGCGCCAAAAGGGGAACTCTTGGACGTGGGCTGTGGCTGTGGCATTTTAGGACTCTTGCTCAAACGCGATTTTCCTCATTTACATGTAAGCCTTTTGGACATTCAATTTCTGAGTTGTGAAATCGCCAAAGCCAACGCAGAAGCCAATCTTTTACTCCTAGAAAACATTACATGTAAAGATTTTTTAGAAGCAACCTTTGAGCATAAATGGGACATGATTGTCTCTAATCCTCCTTTTTACCACAAAGGTGGTGTTAAAAATGAAGACAATGCCCTTTTCCTAAGTCG from Sulfurospirillum multivorans DSM 12446 carries:
- a CDS encoding tRNA1(Val) (adenine(37)-N6)-methyltransferase, yielding MNLFQPKQGYRYNSDTLLLYDFISSFAPKGELLDVGCGCGILGLLLKRDFPHLHVSLLDIQFLSCEIAKANAEANLLLLENITCKDFLEATFEHKWDMIVSNPPFYHKGGVKNEDNALFLSRHSSALPFDAFAKKVSKTLSNRGYFCFCYDAKQIDHVMASLLGNGLNVEDLCFVYPKEEKEASLVLVRARKNSKTLCKIHPPLFIYTGEHISVRVKAIFEQSATKSCEWSV
- a CDS encoding glutamate-5-semialdehyde dehydrogenase, with the translated sequence MQNFLEHAKSASRIIATLDPKTKIDVLMQMADALEAHSERIITENQKDLDEAKKNNLSSALVDRLLLNPKRITEMANAIREIAALKEPVGRILEGWVVPSGLRIEKVSIPIGVIAIIYESRPNVTSDTAALCFKSGNACVLKGGKEAFYSNAIIASLLQEVLEKFNLPTEIISLLPDYSREGVAKLIKMDAYVDLIIPRGGEALIRYVSENATVPVVKHDKGVCHTYVDKEANLNQAIEIVLNAKCQRPSACNSLETLLVHEAIAEAFLPRMKEALDATGAQIKGCDKTHALLHVKLANEEDYHTEHLSNALNIKIVENVDEAIAHIAEFGSSHSEAILSENYTTAERFLNEVDAACVYINASTRFTDGGEFGFGAEVGISTNKLHARGPMGINDLTTYKFKVYGKGQIRA
- a CDS encoding NAD(P)-binding domain-containing protein; amino-acid sequence: MQQIYDLVIIGGGPGGIGAAVEAKVLGLEHIMMIEKGDNHSQTIRKFYKDNKRVDKNYKGQEIELQGSIDFRDGTKESTLNYFDSLLDKGEIDYAFNAEVESIVKEDNEFRIVTTKAGYRAKHVIVAIGTMGKPNKPDYTLPLSLKERINFNLDKCSQNEKLLIVGGGNSAVEYAIELSKTNNVTLNYRRDTFSRLNEINLELIQEYNGQEKLRLRLGMDIVSIENENGLVKVNFSDGYYTIYDRVIYAIGGTTPVDFLRKCGITLDNDGKPEFDENFETKAKGLYLAGDIAVKSGGSIAIALNHAYHIVSHILKSN